From Anopheles coluzzii chromosome 3, AcolN3, whole genome shotgun sequence, the proteins below share one genomic window:
- the LOC120955159 gene encoding arginine-hydroxylase NDUFAF5, mitochondrial, giving the protein MRPPGVSMRLCKMFPLVGNVVRNAGSATLHHRSYCTPVVNIFDRNVKRLQRERAAKRDDVELYDYIKEEVGYRLADRIFDIKRQFTNAVDLGAGRGYVTNHVLGETVQKLTAIDLSPAMLAQIKGSPGLDFSVREMDEERFAFEPDSLDLVVSSLSMHWINDLPACFRAVNRALKPDGVFIGAMFGGDTLYELRSALQLAEQERRGGLAPHVSPFTQIRDVGMLLNRGGFTMLTIDTDELVIGYPSMYELMFDLQGMAESNAAFNRPLHVGRDTLMAAAAIYRDMYARKEEGVSATFQIIFFVGWKPCASQPQPAERGSGTVSLKDLGKVMTPKGGASSGCKS; this is encoded by the exons ATGCGACCGCCCGGTGTTAGTATGCGGTTATGTAAAATGTTCCCACTGGTTGGAAATGTGGTCCGGAATGCCGGTTCTGCGACATTGCACCATCGATCCTACTGCACGCCGGTTGTAAATATTTTCGATCGCAATGTGAAACGTCTGCAACGGGAACGAGCTGCCAAACG TGACGATGTGGAGCTGTACGATTACATCAAGGAGGAGGTGGGCTACCGGCTGGCCGACCGTATCTTCGACATCAAGCGCCAGTTTACGAATGCGGTCGATCTCGGTGCCGGCCGTGGGTACGTCACCAACCACGTGCTGGGCGAAACGGTCCAGAAGCTAACCGCCATCGACCTCAGCCCGGCAATGCTGGCCCAAATCAAGGGTTCGCCCGGGCTGGACTTTAGCGTGCGCGAGATGGACGAGGAGCGGTTCGCGTTCGAGCCGGATTCGCTCGATCTGGTCGTGTCCAGCCTGAGCATGCACTGGATCAACGATCTGCCGGCCTGCTTTCGGGCGGTGAATCGTGCCCTCAAACCGGACGGCGTGTTTATCGGGGCCATGTTCGGTGGGGACACGCTGTACGAGCTGCGGTCGGCCCTGCAGCTGGCGGAGCAGGAGCGAAGGGGCGGTCTCGCGCCGCACGTTTCCCCCTTCACGCAGATCCGGGACGTGGGCATGCTGCTGAACCGGGGCGGCTTCACCATGCTCACGATCGACACGGACGAGCTGGTGATCGGGTATCCGTCCATGTACGAGCTGATGTTCGACCTGCAGGGGATGGCGGAGAGCAATGCGGCGTTCAACCGACCGCTGCACGTGGGGCGGGATACGCTGATGGCGGCGGCCGCCATTTACCGGGACATGTACGCCCGCAAGGAGGAGGGCGTGTCGGCCACGTTCCAGATCATTTTCTTCGTCGGGTGGAAACCGTGCGCTAGTCAGCCGCAGCCGGCAGAGCGCGGATCGGGCACGGTTTCGCTGAAGGATCTCGGGAAGGTGATGACGCCAAAGGGTGGCGCCAGTTCGGGATGCAAAAGTTGA
- the LOC120959510 gene encoding DNA translocase FtsK-like yields the protein MPAQFAQNGQLNYVVVDENEETNTNFLEQQPVLVRVPQRQAEYVTPQRQERPLQVQQRVQSVPQVQYQQPVTQPPQVQYQQPQVQYQQPVTQQPQVQYQAPVVQQPQVQYQQPAAAQQPQYQYYQQPQYTYQQTQSQPYYLSAYQQQQPSYAQYQQPSYYYAGAPQSSGQYYSTPPERGSDEGSIHPVQS from the exons ATGCCGGCCCAGTTCGCACAGAACGGCCAGCTGAACTACGTGGTGGTGGATGAGAACGAAG AAACGAATACGAACTTTCTGGAACAGCAGCCAGTCCTGGTGCGAGTGCCTCAGCGGCAAGCTGAGTACGTGACTCCCCAGCGACAAGAGCGGCCGTTACAAGTCCAGCAGCGGGTGCAATCGGTACCGCAGGTTCAATATCAGCAACCAGTTACACAGCCCCCTCAGGTTCAGTATCAGCAACCTCAGGTCCAATACCAGCAACCCGTGACCCAGCAGCCACAGGTTCAATATCAGGCACCCGTTGTCCAACAGCCTCAGGTACAGTATCAGCAACCCGCTGCTGCCCAACAACCACAGTACCAGTACTACCAGCAGCCGCAATACACGTACCAACAAACTCAGTCGCAACCTTACTACCTATCCGcataccagcagcagcaaccttcCTACGCCCAATACCAACAGCCGTCGTACTATTACGCCGGAGCGCCCCAAAGCTCCGGTCAATACTATTCGACCCCACCGGAAAGAG gttcggATGAGGGCAGCATACATCCGGTGCAGTCGTAG